A portion of the Panthera tigris isolate Pti1 chromosome E1, P.tigris_Pti1_mat1.1, whole genome shotgun sequence genome contains these proteins:
- the TNFRSF13B gene encoding tumor necrosis factor receptor superfamily member 13B codes for MSGLGRSRRGGRTRAGPEWSPQGLRMGVAMGQCPEEQYWDPLLNICLSCKLICSHQIPRTCAAFCKSLSCHKEQGRYYDQLLRDCISCASICGRHPKQCTYFCENKFRSHANLPPELRRQRAGEAGTRPDDLGRYQGTEHRGSEPVPGLKLSADQLALVYSTLGLCLCAIICCFLLAVACFLKRRGDQFSCQPSPAPCQTQAKSSKDHWMEAGSAEGALPEPVETCSFCFPERRQPTQESAGGPGTPGAARSGRWGRLGRTAIGQPCARAPQGGLEVLCAPAEEGGPTS; via the exons CTCCACAGGGCCTGCGGATGGGGGTGGCCATGGGTCAGTGCCCCGAAGAACAGTACTGGGATCCCCTACTGAACATCTGCCTCTCCTGCAAACTCATCTGCAGCCATCAGATTCCACGCACCTGTGCAGCATTCTGCA AGTCACTCAGCTGCCACAAGGAGCAAGGCAGGTACTACGACCAGCTCCTGAGGGACTGCATCAGCTGTGCCTCCATCTGCGGACGTCACCCCAAGCAATGCACGTACTTCTGTGAGAACAAGTTCAGGAGCCACGCGAACCTCCCGCCAGAGCTCAGGAGACAGCGGGCTGGGGAAGCTGGAACCAGGCCAGACGACTTGGGAAGGTACCAGGGAACGGAGCACAGAGGCTCCGAGCCAGTTCCAG GGCTGAAGCTGAGCGCCGACCAGCTGGCCCTGGTCTACAGCACACTGGGGCTCTGCCTCTGTGCCATCATCTGCTGCTTCCTCCTGGCCGTGGCCTGCTTCCTCAAGAGGAGAGGGGACCAGTTCTCCTGCCAGCCCTCACCGGCACCGTGTCAGACCCAGGCCAAGTCCTCCAAGG ATCACTGGATGGAAGCTGGAAGCGCGGAGGGCGCGTTGCCAGAGCCGGTGGAGACGTGCAGCTTCTGCTTCCCGGAGCGCAGGCAGCCCACCCAGGAGAGCGCGGGCGGGCCCGGGACCCCCGGCGCCGCGCGCTCTGGGAGGTGGGGGCGCCTCGGCCGGACCGCGATCGGACAGCCGTGCGCGCGCGCCCCGCAAGGCGGCCTTGAGGTCCTGTGCGCTCCTGCGGAGGAGGGAGGCCCGACCTCGTGA